In Castanea sativa cultivar Marrone di Chiusa Pesio chromosome 6, ASM4071231v1, a single window of DNA contains:
- the LOC142639224 gene encoding receptor-like protein EIX2: protein MDGSLRFRAVTLTLFLVFLTLAAIDPKFCYGISEVHCIQSEQQALLRFKTDLSDPLNRLASWAGDGDCCQWEGVVCNNVTGHVQELNLRSFPPPLLEYFSIEAQYEAAIQSYAQSMFGGKINPSLLDLKHLFYLDLSYNNFGLPIPEFLGSMKSLRYLNLFGAGFGELIPPQIGNLSNLHYLNLGGFGYNFLSVNNLQWLSSLPLLQVLDLSGVDLSKASDLLQVTNKITSLSELWLSHCSLGSIPPTPNSNFSSVATLDLSFNSFENSLIPSWVFGYQNLVALNLSANGFQGPIPVGLQNMTSLKHLDLSFNNFNSSIPNWLYSFSHLEFLNLRKNLLQGTISSSIRNLTSAISIDFTSNQLDGKVPRSLGNVCNLRELRLSDNKLSQEVSEILEGLLRCVSYGLEVLEMYDAQLSGHLTEELGQFQNLTKLSLEGNSIWGPIPISIGKLSSLRFLDLSNNQFNGTLPQSFGGLSKLEYVFIGGNMLKGVVSETHFANLRRLKELSTTPTRLTLKVSPNWIPPFQVVILGLGSWILGPNFPLWICSQKQVWSLDISNTNVKDAIPPLFWNMSSQFNYLNLSHNHFYGEIPNIPVTLYPSSVIDMSSNSFNGSLPLISSNVSFLDLSNNLLSGSISHFLCYKKNEPKQMELLNLGKNRLSGNISYCWENWQKLLVLSLGNNDFTGSIPASIEHLSLLKSLHLSNNKISGKLLHFLKNCTDLEIIDISENKFFGIIPSWIGQRHSSLLILNLRSNNFHGPIPKQLCALTSLQILDLSHNKLFGSIPGCVNNLNAMASTSHNILHDLFVVDGDSVDFERALLVIKGQVLEYTTNLGLLRTIDLSKNNLSGEIPKEVTSLQGLQSLNLSFNNLTGRIPENIGVMGSLESLDFSENQLSGHIPPSMSKLSFLSRLNLSMNDLFGKIPSSTQLQSLSASSFIGNKLCGPPLMDNCSINYAKPDTKDKGSSGGREVDWFYVAMAFGFVVGFWVVWGPLLMNRKWRIMYFQFLDRMEYKLGVFWHKLDSFYLNVVRFLSCY from the coding sequence ATGGACGGTTCCTTAAGATTTAGAGCCGTTACATTAACCCTTTTCCTTGTGTTTCTCACTTTGGCAGCTATTGATCCTAAGTTCTGCTATGGAATATCTGAGGTTCACTGCATCCAAAGTGAGCAACAGGCCCTTCTCAGATTCAAGACAGATCTTTCTGATCCTCTTAACCGGCTTGCCTCTTGGGCTGGTGATGGGGATTGTTGTCAGTGGGAGGGAGTTGTCTGCAACAATGTTACTGGTCACGTCCAAGAACTCAATCTCAGAAGCTTTCCTCCTCCTTTGCTTgaatatttttcaattgaagCCCAATATGAAGCTGCTATTCAATCTTATGCACAGTCAATGTTTGGTGGTAAGATAAATCCTTCCCTACTTGATTTGAAGCATTTGTTTTACTTGGACTTGAGCTACAATAATTTTGGTCTACCAATTCCTGAATTCCTTGGTTCCATGAAGAGTTTAAGATATCTTAATCTCTTTGGTGCGGGATTTGGGGAATTGATACCTCCTCAAATTGGAAATCTCTCAAATTTGCACTATCTTAATCTTGGAGGCTTTGGCTATAATTTTTTATCTGTCAATAACCTTCAATGGCTTTCTAGTCTTCCTTTACTACAAGTGCTAGATTTGAGTGGTGTAGACCTTAGCAAAGCCTCCGATTTACTTCAGGTGACAAACAAAATCACTTCCTTGTCAGAGTTGTGGTTATCACATTGCAGCCTTGGTTCCATCCCACCAACACCCAATTCTAACTTTTCATCTGTTGCCACCCTTGATCTTTCTTTTAACAGCTTTGAAAACTCTTTGATTCCATCATGGGTCTTTGGTTATCAAAATTTGGTTGCTCTTAATCTATCTGCCAATGGTTTTCAAGGTCCAATCCCTGTTGGCTTGCAAAACATGACTTCTCTAAAGCACCTTGATCTATCTTTCAACAATTTCAACTCTTCAATTCCCAATTGGTTGTATAGTTTTAGTCATCTTGAGTTCCTCAACCTCCGCAAAAATCTTTTGCAAGGTACAATCTCTAGTTCCATTAGAAACCTAACATCTGCCATTAGCATAGACTTCACAAGCAATCAACTTGATGGAAAGGTACCAAGATCTTTGGGCAATGTTTGCAATTTAAGGGAACTAAGATTGTCAGACAACAAATTGAGTCAAGAGGTATCAGAAATCTTAGAAGGTTTATTAAGATGTGTTTCGTATGGACTAGAGGTCTTAGAAATGTATGATGCTCAACTATCTGGTCATTTGACTGAGGAACTTGGGCAATTTCAAAATCTTACTAAACTTTCTTTGGAAGGTAATTCAATTTGGGGTCCAATTCCAATTTCAATTGGAAAACTTTCATCTTTGAGATTCTTAGACCTTTCAAATAATCAATTTAACGGAACTCTTCCTCAAAGTTTTGGAGGACTCTCCAAACTAGAGTACGTTTTTATTGGTGGGAATATGTTGAAGGGAGTAGTCTCTGAAACTCATTTTGCCAATTTAAGAAGATTAAAGGAACTTAGCACAACTCCAACCCGTTTGACGTTAAAAGTAAGTCCCAATTGGATTCCTCCTTTTCAAGTTGTCATTTTAGGATTGGGATCGTGGATTTTAGGGCCAAATTTTCCCTTATGGATTTGTTCACAAAAGCAAGTTTGGTCTTTGGATATATCCAACACAAATGTTAAGGATGCAATTCCTCCTTTGTTTTGGAATATGTCCTCTCAGTTCAATTATCTGAACTTGTCTCACAATCATTTCTATGGAGAGATTCCAAATATCCCTGTGACTTTGTATCCTTCTTCTGTGATTGATATGAGTTCTAATTCATTCAATGGTTCGTTACCTCTTATATCCTCTAACGTGAGCTTTCTAGATCTATCTAACAATTTATTGTCTGGATCTATTTCTCACTTTTTGTGTTATAAGAAGAATGAGCCCAAACAAATGGAACTTCTCAATCTTGGAAAAAATCGTTTATCAGGAAATATAAGTTATTGTTGGGAGAATTGGCAAAAATTGTTGGTCTTAAGTCTTGGAAATAATGATTTCACTGGTAGCATTCCAGCATCCATTGAACATTTGAGTCTTCTTAAGTCTTTGCACCTAAGCAACAACAAAATTTCTGGGAAATTgctacattttttgaaaaattgcacTGATTTAGAGATTATTGATATCAGTGAGAATAAGTTTTTTGGAATCATACCTTCATGGATAGGACAAAGACATTCAAGTTTGCTCATCCTCAACCTTCGCTCAAACAATTTCCATGGCCCCATACCGAAACAACTTTGTGCTCTAACTTCACTCCAAATCTTGGACCTTTCACATAACAAGCTATTTGGAAGCATACCTGGATGTGTTAACAATTTGAATGCCATGGCTTCAACTTCTCACAATATTTTACACGACTTGTTTGTGGTTGATGGTGATTCTGTGGATTTTGAACGGGCATTGCTTGTGATAAAAGGGCAAGTTCTTGAGTATACCACCAATCTGGGACTACTAAGAACTATAGACCTTTCAAAGAATAATTTATCAGGAGAGATCCCTAAAGAAGTGACTAGTCTTCAAGGATTACAATCAttgaatttgtcatttaataATTTGACTGGAAGGATTCCTGAGAATATTGGTGTTATGGGATCCTTGGAATCTCTTGATTTCTCTGAAAACCAACTTTCAGGTCACATTCCTCCAAGCATGTCAAAATTGTCATTTTTGAGTAGGTTGAACTTGTCAATGAACGATTTATTTGGGAAAATCCCTTCAAGCACTCAACTACAAAGCCTTAGTGCATCTAGTTTTATTGGAAACAAACTCTGTGGACCTCCACTTATGGATAATTGCAGTATAAATTATGCCAAACCCGACACTAAAGACAAAGGGAGCAGTGGTGGGCGTGAAGTGGATTGGTTTTATGTAGCTATGGCATTTGGATTTGTGGTTGGATTTTGGGTTGTTTGGGGTCCTTTACTAATGAATAGGAAATGGAGAATAATGTATTTTCAATTCCTAGATCGCATGGAGTACAAGCTTGGGGTGTTTTGGCACAAACTTGATAGCTTTTACTTAAATGTTGTGAGATTCTTATCTTGTTACTAG